One Spirochaetales bacterium genomic region harbors:
- a CDS encoding SpoIIE family protein phosphatase translates to MENRPKKSFFIWLIFLIVLPLIAIIILATISFIMYQHTISFNEFLIRGELLTKQAAHLAEKPILEESFFDLIDAIEMISKEKDVVQVHVIDTKGMIIESSNHRMRKNRSVHTLIRDFTWKDFGKGNVVHFLYPIFGGVKGFTCVELSKKRMNDDLRNISVIAMIFLVLFIVLSIFISFLISRSIIKPINSLQVTFKEVSEGNLLAPIDITRTDELGNLARSFSQTRDEIVKHINELKRKERIDKEMEIAASVQRFMLPEKAAYIRDYDSAAVSIPAGEVGGDFYDILPIDRENFLLIIGDVSGKGLQSALYLSTAMSILSTAVHDFIIRGANAATFSPLTMLKILNDVLMSKMKRTNFVTAFLGVLNTREHVFRYANSGHEPAILYNPKTGTYEELKTEGQACGIVRQEQYVTTLEEGTALVGLKNYLLFYTNGVTDVRNKNNESYRSLFLDRIKKIEGDETADAIVSGICKSVEDFLDGEPRSDDLTIVCLKRLA, encoded by the coding sequence ATGGAAAACAGGCCAAAGAAAAGCTTTTTTATATGGCTAATATTCCTTATCGTTCTACCGCTTATCGCGATTATCATACTCGCAACGATAAGTTTTATAATGTATCAACACACGATATCCTTCAACGAGTTTCTGATCAGGGGGGAGTTGCTGACAAAGCAGGCGGCCCATCTTGCGGAAAAACCGATCCTCGAAGAAAGTTTTTTCGATCTTATCGATGCGATCGAAATGATCAGTAAGGAAAAGGATGTGGTGCAGGTTCACGTCATAGATACAAAAGGAATGATTATCGAAAGCAGTAACCACCGGATGAGAAAAAACCGTTCGGTCCATACCTTGATAAGAGACTTTACATGGAAAGATTTCGGAAAGGGAAATGTAGTCCATTTCCTCTATCCGATTTTCGGCGGAGTAAAGGGGTTTACCTGCGTCGAACTCTCCAAAAAGCGGATGAACGATGATTTGAGAAATATTTCGGTTATCGCTATGATTTTTCTTGTTCTCTTCATCGTGTTATCCATTTTCATTTCGTTTCTCATTTCCCGTTCGATCATAAAACCGATAAACAGCCTTCAGGTGACGTTCAAAGAGGTTTCGGAAGGGAATCTTCTTGCCCCTATCGATATAACAAGGACGGACGAACTCGGCAATCTGGCACGAAGCTTTTCACAGACAAGGGATGAGATTGTAAAACATATCAATGAATTGAAACGGAAAGAAAGAATCGATAAAGAAATGGAAATAGCGGCATCCGTGCAGCGTTTCATGCTTCCCGAAAAAGCCGCATATATCAGGGATTACGACAGCGCGGCTGTTTCCATCCCGGCCGGTGAAGTGGGCGGAGATTTCTATGATATCCTTCCGATCGACAGAGAGAATTTTCTCCTCATCATCGGCGATGTCTCGGGCAAGGGACTACAGTCCGCGCTATACCTGAGTACGGCGATGAGTATCCTTTCGACCGCCGTCCATGATTTTATCATAAGGGGCGCGAATGCCGCTACTTTCTCCCCGTTGACGATGTTGAAAATACTCAATGATGTGCTTATGTCCAAAATGAAAAGAACCAATTTTGTCACCGCTTTTCTCGGGGTGCTGAATACCCGTGAACATGTATTCCGGTATGCGAACAGCGGGCATGAGCCCGCGATACTGTATAATCCGAAAACCGGAACATATGAGGAATTGAAAACAGAGGGCCAGGCATGCGGTATTGTTAGGCAGGAGCAGTATGTTACAACCCTGGAGGAAGGAACCGCGCTCGTAGGGCTCAAGAATTATCTCTTGTTCTATACCAATGGGGTAACGGATGTCCGGAATAAAAACAATGAATCATACAGGTCACTTTTTCTCGATCGTATTAAAAAAATCGAGGGAGATGAAACGGCAGATGCAATCGTCTCCGGCATATGTAAAAGTGTCGAGGATTTTCTTGACGGAGAGCCGCGAAGCGATGATTTGACAATCGTCTGCCTGAAACGGCTGGCCTGA
- a CDS encoding carboxymuconolactone decarboxylase family protein: MDESFDNKIKEIRQGRKHFHNSFVSLDLPVYKAFLKMEKAAFTDRVLPKRTKELVAVGISIAINCESCMEWHIGEALRSGAKEAEILEVIEVGMEMGGGPATVSSRFALKVLEYYREHGQRG, encoded by the coding sequence GTGGATGAGTCGTTTGATAACAAAATAAAGGAAATCAGGCAGGGCAGGAAACATTTCCATAATTCTTTTGTTTCTCTTGATTTACCGGTTTACAAGGCTTTTCTGAAAATGGAAAAGGCGGCCTTTACCGACAGGGTGCTGCCGAAACGAACAAAGGAGCTTGTAGCGGTCGGTATTTCAATCGCGATCAATTGCGAATCCTGTATGGAATGGCATATCGGGGAAGCGCTGCGTTCGGGTGCCAAGGAAGCCGAAATACTCGAGGTAATCGAAGTCGGTATGGAGATGGGGGGCGGGCCCGCAACCGTTTCAAGCAGGTTTGCCCTCAAGGTGCTGGAATATTACCGGGAACACGGACAAAGAGGTTGA
- a CDS encoding glycoside hydrolase family 9 protein, giving the protein MEIKNEKTKTIRLIFLLTVLIAASGATIYAEPRSGGSYYNYGEALQKAILFYKAQRSGDLPDDYILPYRADTCMDDGKDVGLDLTGGWFDAGDHVKFGMPMAYTAAQLGWGVYEYRDGFERAGLLDDILDEIKWALDYFIKCHPSANVYYYDCGDGESDHSCWVPPEVVHLFTERNSFKVDTSTPGSDVAGQAAAAMAIGSIIFEPTNPSYAATLLTHAEQLFSFADTYRGKYPLPAFYMSGGYLDDLTWAAVWLYIKTNNESYLDKALSYIPIGSLGGHHTHCWDDVSYGAVLKMTQITKDPEYVEAVEANLDWFLPGSGVAYSPGGLAYLSNWGALRYATTAAFLAFVWSDDDSVGTASKKATYREFAEKQLNYVLGDNPKGGSYMVGFGENPPQHPHHRTAHCSWLSMLDVPTFHRHILFGALVGGPDSNDIPNDDVRDYTLNEVADDYNAGFVGSLARMYSAYGGEPLAGWPQPEDFRPPEEEALTEYFVRGWIQWEGPSDVHVLFQVNNRSAWPPTVRSGMSARYFMDLSEVFNAGYSTGDIKLALKESDEGGSVSGLSQWAGDVYYFTVDFTGTLIHPGYWDKCEKEATVSISSPVTGGFGNDWSYQDITTNPDYDCKTFKGKTEYIPVYDNGVLLWGLEPPGGAQTAPPAATPTGPPGPTNPGSPTSPPSGVLGDVNDSGSIDIVDALLVAQYYVGLSPENFNSGMADANCDNTINIVDALLIARYYVGLIDELC; this is encoded by the coding sequence ATGGAAATAAAAAACGAGAAAACAAAAACAATTCGGCTGATTTTTCTGCTTACCGTATTGATCGCCGCATCAGGTGCAACCATCTATGCCGAACCCCGTTCCGGCGGTTCGTATTACAATTACGGGGAGGCGCTTCAGAAAGCGATTCTCTTTTACAAGGCGCAGCGTTCGGGCGATCTTCCGGACGACTACATTCTCCCCTACAGGGCCGACACCTGTATGGACGACGGCAAGGATGTCGGGCTCGACCTCACGGGAGGCTGGTTCGACGCGGGCGACCACGTGAAATTCGGCATGCCGATGGCATACACGGCGGCCCAGCTCGGATGGGGGGTTTACGAATACCGTGACGGGTTCGAGCGCGCCGGTCTTCTCGACGATATACTCGATGAAATCAAGTGGGCGCTCGATTACTTTATCAAATGCCACCCGTCTGCGAATGTCTATTATTATGACTGCGGCGACGGCGAATCGGACCACAGCTGCTGGGTGCCGCCCGAAGTCGTCCATCTTTTTACCGAACGCAATTCCTTCAAGGTGGACACATCCACCCCCGGTTCCGACGTTGCCGGTCAGGCGGCCGCCGCTATGGCGATCGGTTCTATTATTTTCGAACCGACGAACCCCTCGTACGCGGCGACCCTCCTCACCCACGCGGAACAGCTTTTCTCGTTCGCGGACACCTACCGGGGCAAATACCCCCTCCCGGCCTTTTATATGTCCGGGGGGTACCTCGACGACCTCACCTGGGCCGCCGTCTGGTTGTATATCAAGACGAATAATGAATCATACCTCGATAAAGCGCTGTCGTATATTCCGATCGGTTCACTCGGGGGCCACCACACCCACTGCTGGGACGATGTCAGCTACGGCGCCGTGCTTAAAATGACCCAGATAACAAAGGACCCGGAGTATGTCGAAGCGGTCGAGGCGAACCTCGACTGGTTTCTTCCCGGCTCGGGGGTCGCCTATTCTCCGGGCGGACTGGCGTACCTTTCCAACTGGGGGGCACTCCGCTATGCGACAACCGCCGCGTTCCTCGCATTTGTCTGGTCGGACGACGATTCGGTGGGAACAGCCTCAAAGAAAGCCACCTACCGCGAGTTCGCTGAAAAACAGCTCAACTACGTACTCGGAGACAACCCCAAGGGCGGGAGTTACATGGTCGGATTCGGCGAAAACCCGCCGCAGCACCCCCACCACCGGACCGCGCACTGCTCATGGCTGAGTATGCTCGATGTACCGACCTTTCACCGTCATATCCTTTTCGGCGCCCTGGTCGGCGGACCGGATTCGAACGACATACCGAACGACGACGTGCGGGACTACACATTGAACGAGGTCGCCGACGATTACAACGCGGGGTTTGTCGGGTCACTCGCGAGAATGTATTCGGCCTACGGGGGCGAACCGCTCGCCGGCTGGCCGCAGCCGGAGGATTTCAGGCCGCCGGAAGAAGAAGCCCTGACCGAATATTTTGTCCGGGGATGGATACAATGGGAGGGTCCGAGTGACGTCCATGTGCTTTTTCAGGTGAACAACCGCTCCGCGTGGCCGCCGACCGTACGGTCGGGAATGTCCGCCCGCTATTTTATGGATCTCTCCGAGGTTTTTAATGCGGGCTATTCGACGGGCGATATCAAACTGGCGTTAAAAGAAAGCGACGAAGGGGGATCTGTTTCCGGGCTCAGTCAGTGGGCCGGCGATGTTTATTATTTCACCGTCGATTTTACCGGCACACTCATCCACCCCGGGTACTGGGATAAATGCGAAAAAGAGGCGACGGTCAGTATTTCCAGCCCCGTTACCGGCGGGTTCGGGAATGACTGGTCGTATCAGGACATAACGACAAATCCGGATTATGACTGCAAGACATTCAAGGGAAAAACGGAATACATCCCCGTCTATGACAATGGTGTGCTTCTCTGGGGTCTCGAACCGCCAGGGGGCGCTCAGACCGCTCCGCCTGCGGCAACCCCGACGGGTCCTCCCGGACCGACGAATCCCGGTTCGCCTACCTCGCCGCCTTCAGGTGTATTGGGTGATGTCAACGACAGCGGAAGCATCGATATCGTCGACGCGCTTCTTGTCGCCCAGTATTATGTGGGTTTGAGTCCGGAAAATTTCAACAGCGGCATGGCGGATGCCAACTGCGACAATACGATCAATATCGTCGATGCGCTTCTCATCGCGCGGTATTACGTGGGACTGATCGACGAACTCTGTTAG
- a CDS encoding GyrI-like domain-containing protein: MRTIIVIAIALVVIIIAVVLFFMVFMSGPDLEQYEFLKDPRITNMEDRRVLQVEVSGSPEEVLPKAFSALYSEYFKMPGVPKGPGQSAPLLRCNVPVDRPLSELAGQGYVTDRTWYIGLPVPWASQLTEPPGKGEPKPEIATWEYGEVAEILHIGPYEDELPTIERLQDFIKAKGYRFKGIHEEEYLRGPEKPFTKPEDYYTIIRYLVEKIK, translated from the coding sequence ATGAGAACAATCATCGTTATCGCTATCGCGCTCGTTGTCATCATCATCGCCGTAGTTCTTTTTTTTATGGTCTTCATGTCCGGGCCCGATCTTGAGCAGTACGAATTTCTGAAAGACCCCAGAATCACGAACATGGAAGATCGGCGGGTGCTTCAGGTAGAGGTTTCGGGGAGCCCGGAGGAGGTTCTGCCAAAGGCCTTTTCTGCCCTCTATTCCGAATACTTCAAGATGCCCGGCGTGCCGAAGGGGCCGGGCCAGTCCGCCCCCCTCCTTCGCTGCAATGTGCCGGTCGACAGGCCGCTTTCTGAGCTGGCCGGTCAGGGGTATGTGACCGACCGGACATGGTATATCGGGCTGCCGGTGCCGTGGGCTTCACAGCTTACCGAACCTCCCGGGAAAGGGGAACCGAAACCGGAGATCGCTACATGGGAATACGGTGAGGTGGCGGAAATTCTTCATATCGGCCCGTATGAAGATGAACTGCCGACCATCGAACGCCTTCAGGATTTCATAAAAGCAAAAGGCTACCGCTTCAAGGGCATCCATGAAGAGGAATACCTGCGGGGACCGGAGAAGCCCTTTACCAAACCGGAGGACTATTACACGATAATCCGATACCTCGTCGAGAAGATCAAGTGA
- a CDS encoding PEGA domain-containing protein, which yields MITKMNDFDKWIDNLDDTEIRTLSKGLETGLIKPRETREANILSSIEREGGVPANHTGVFHSAAVRWLAAAALLLCAIGTGLFFIAGLTHRAEGFVRLTSGTPHLEGTTGSVSLSPGMIVKEGLTLATEEEESCGIQVNDYAILRLEQNSRLAIRLLRSSTFSLELHSGAILVKTKGLEPDGYCEIITPAGRIRFGSTLFVSTTGGSVFTALYEGKARIFQKTSDGSEAAVSLSPGQSITIEENLPAAKDGIPDIIAKQLASFAEAPMLYKKNGAVTLSVTTPARNAALLVDGRQIGTFSIEISLSLPPGRHTIGIIKEGYEESLNEIELLPGRPLSVNIQLIEKIPAIPSELKSRVIYEYADPGAPGKNEILGFASSDDRIVAVTRTSLVCFDPGGSLVWERRFGIKKGIIFDSLPVIVNRKVYLSSNDDLLSFDIGTGEATRHEAPGFMVDGSGFSRSEATLYMPYADGIYRFDTGINIHTSLPFITINNPLPPLVTEKGFYITSAISPELVCAGGNGAIEHRYRLDAVCTCTPVRVNDAVIAGDRSGKLYSFSDRLELIRSLKLENGITSLCAAENALIAAVTENGYLSFIEAPSLLVSQTYPVDKTPDPGIYYYKKPVLIEKNIYIGSTEGKVLSFDGETGRLRNETDVSGRPISCSIYRLKNVLFTGTKKGEILLLY from the coding sequence ATGATAACGAAGATGAATGACTTTGATAAATGGATCGACAACCTGGACGATACCGAGATTCGAACCCTTTCGAAAGGGCTTGAAACGGGGCTTATAAAACCCCGGGAGACCCGGGAAGCGAACATCCTCTCGAGTATCGAGCGGGAGGGGGGGGTGCCCGCGAACCACACCGGAGTCTTTCATTCCGCGGCCGTCAGATGGCTCGCCGCGGCGGCACTTCTCCTCTGCGCAATCGGAACGGGTCTCTTCTTCATCGCCGGCCTCACTCACCGGGCCGAAGGATTCGTCCGCCTGACATCCGGTACACCGCATCTTGAGGGAACAACCGGTTCGGTTTCCCTTTCTCCCGGTATGATCGTAAAAGAAGGCTTGACACTTGCGACGGAAGAAGAAGAAAGCTGCGGTATACAGGTAAACGATTACGCGATACTCAGGTTGGAACAAAACAGCAGACTCGCGATACGCCTGCTCCGCTCGTCCACATTCTCTCTCGAACTTCATTCCGGGGCGATCCTTGTCAAAACGAAAGGACTCGAACCGGACGGGTATTGCGAAATAATCACGCCCGCAGGAAGAATCCGTTTCGGAAGCACTCTCTTTGTCAGTACAACCGGCGGATCCGTCTTTACTGCACTCTACGAGGGGAAGGCACGGATCTTTCAGAAAACCTCCGACGGGAGTGAAGCGGCCGTTTCCCTTTCTCCCGGCCAGTCGATCACGATCGAAGAAAACCTCCCCGCTGCCAAAGACGGCATACCGGACATTATCGCAAAACAGCTCGCGTCCTTTGCCGAGGCTCCCATGCTTTATAAAAAGAACGGCGCCGTCACGCTTTCCGTGACGACGCCGGCCCGCAATGCCGCCCTCCTCGTCGACGGAAGGCAAATCGGAACATTCAGCATAGAAATCTCACTCTCCCTGCCTCCGGGCCGCCACACCATCGGCATCATCAAAGAAGGATATGAGGAAAGTTTGAATGAAATTGAACTTCTTCCCGGCCGGCCGCTTTCGGTGAATATACAACTTATAGAAAAAATACCCGCTATCCCAAGCGAATTAAAATCCCGTGTCATATACGAATACGCCGATCCCGGCGCACCCGGAAAAAATGAAATTTTGGGATTCGCCTCCTCCGATGACCGAATTGTCGCGGTCACACGGACTTCTTTGGTCTGCTTCGATCCCGGCGGTTCACTCGTGTGGGAACGCCGGTTCGGAATAAAAAAAGGGATAATCTTCGATTCTCTCCCGGTCATCGTCAACCGCAAAGTATACCTCTCTTCAAACGACGACCTCCTCTCGTTCGATATCGGTACGGGAGAGGCAACGCGCCATGAAGCCCCCGGATTCATGGTCGACGGATCGGGTTTTTCCCGTTCTGAAGCGACACTGTATATGCCGTACGCGGACGGGATTTACCGGTTCGATACCGGCATAAACATTCACACCTCCCTTCCCTTCATAACAATCAACAACCCCCTCCCGCCCCTTGTCACGGAAAAGGGTTTTTATATCACATCCGCCATTTCTCCCGAACTCGTCTGCGCCGGAGGAAACGGCGCCATTGAACACCGTTACCGCCTCGATGCCGTCTGTACCTGTACGCCGGTACGGGTAAACGACGCCGTTATCGCAGGGGACCGTTCGGGAAAACTGTATTCGTTCTCAGACCGACTCGAATTAATCCGGTCACTGAAACTCGAAAACGGGATCACCTCACTCTGCGCCGCCGAAAACGCACTTATCGCCGCAGTTACGGAAAACGGATATCTCTCCTTTATAGAAGCCCCATCCCTTTTGGTCTCACAGACATATCCGGTTGACAAAACCCCCGATCCCGGTATATACTACTACAAAAAGCCGGTGCTCATTGAAAAGAATATCTATATCGGCAGCACGGAAGGAAAGGTCCTTTCGTTCGACGGTGAAACGGGGCGTTTACGGAATGAAACGGATGTTTCCGGCCGCCCGATAAGCTGTTCGATATACAGACTGAAAAACGTATTGTTTACCGGAACAAAAAAGGGAGAAATTTTACTTCTCTACTAA
- a CDS encoding sigma-70 family RNA polymerase sigma factor: MVVIVILSDKEFSLLKKRDRTVLARVYRHYADSITTYFMGKTFWNADVAEDLLQETFHAIITSAPRIKTPRHLQFFIFSIARNKLADYQRSLFRQKDRFHRLKEEVDIENDIVETIEQKQKLLLLKLARETLNPLYREIYDLYYVNDTGIAEIAAIYKKTYKAVDNILVRIRKALKKEMKRCAKDFFNDNEDE, from the coding sequence ATGGTGGTTATCGTGATTCTCTCCGACAAGGAGTTTTCCCTGCTGAAGAAGAGGGACAGAACCGTCCTGGCCAGGGTATACCGTCATTACGCGGACAGCATCACCACCTATTTCATGGGAAAAACCTTCTGGAACGCTGATGTCGCGGAAGACCTTTTGCAGGAGACATTCCATGCAATCATCACCTCAGCGCCGCGCATCAAGACACCCCGTCACCTTCAGTTTTTCATATTTTCGATAGCACGGAACAAACTGGCGGATTACCAGCGTTCACTTTTCCGTCAAAAGGACCGGTTTCACAGATTGAAGGAGGAAGTGGATATCGAAAACGATATAGTCGAGACAATCGAGCAAAAACAGAAGCTTCTCCTCCTGAAACTCGCCCGCGAAACGCTTAACCCGCTTTACCGGGAGATTTACGATCTTTATTATGTGAACGATACGGGAATCGCGGAGATCGCGGCCATATATAAAAAAACATACAAGGCGGTGGACAATATCCTCGTACGGATACGAAAGGCCTTAAAAAAGGAAATGAAGCGATGCGCAAAGGATTTTTTCAATGATAACGAAGATGAATGA
- a CDS encoding ATP-binding cassette domain-containing protein: MVKYVYYAAGIFILLLCWFALSTYFGGGIVPYPDRVMKDFLAMLAEPAAFADLGLTVFRALSGFFAAMAAGTLAGILAARLSPVEHTSFIPVMLLQGSPPIIWIVPVMLILGTSGVSASAVAFLVTLPLFITTIREGVKTIRTPMWEMARIYFNSRKLIFSGLILPSLSGYFKSAILLGVVLSLKSTIVGEWFGAQNGIGRKIYEAFHAFHMSRFFSLAILFLFTLGVISHVTKTAAGLLFGRRKRVYSLHTGNDGTRLKPYRITCPLVMERVSFSYNGRPVLDGLDFAPVDSKPAVITGVSGAGKTTFAKCAAGLLSPQKGNIGLPRTPGILFQENLFIGNLNCLQNTALPGKWKKIGNHENMAFHYLSLCGLGEYAGYYPDELSGGMLKRLGLARALMLEPDVLILDEPFAQLDKKSRDELKETFFSVIGSKRIFTIIITHYPDEFGDMDVMKYTLTGGKLIPVTVDAGR; the protein is encoded by the coding sequence ATGGTAAAATACGTTTATTACGCCGCCGGTATTTTCATCCTCCTGCTTTGCTGGTTCGCCCTGTCGACGTACTTCGGGGGGGGTATCGTACCGTATCCCGACCGTGTGATGAAAGACTTTCTCGCCATGCTCGCAGAACCCGCCGCATTCGCCGACCTCGGCCTGACCGTCTTCAGGGCGTTATCCGGCTTTTTCGCCGCGATGGCCGCCGGGACGCTGGCGGGCATTCTCGCGGCGCGCCTCAGCCCCGTCGAACATACCTCGTTTATCCCGGTCATGCTTCTCCAGGGCTCGCCCCCGATCATCTGGATCGTTCCGGTCATGCTGATATTGGGTACTTCGGGCGTCTCCGCTTCCGCGGTCGCCTTCCTCGTCACACTGCCGCTTTTTATAACGACGATTCGGGAAGGGGTCAAGACGATTCGAACACCGATGTGGGAAATGGCCCGCATCTATTTCAATTCCCGGAAGCTGATATTCTCCGGCCTGATACTCCCTTCCCTGTCAGGTTATTTCAAAAGCGCCATCCTGCTGGGCGTGGTATTGAGTCTGAAAAGCACCATCGTCGGCGAATGGTTCGGCGCGCAAAACGGTATCGGAAGAAAGATCTATGAAGCCTTTCATGCCTTTCACATGTCCCGTTTCTTTTCCCTCGCCATTCTCTTTCTCTTCACCCTGGGAGTAATATCCCATGTTACAAAGACGGCTGCGGGACTGCTTTTCGGCCGCAGGAAGCGCGTCTATTCTTTGCATACCGGAAACGACGGCACGCGGCTCAAACCGTATCGCATAACGTGTCCCCTCGTCATGGAACGGGTTTCCTTCTCCTATAACGGCCGCCCGGTCCTCGACGGCCTGGATTTCGCCCCGGTCGACTCGAAACCCGCGGTAATCACGGGGGTTTCCGGCGCCGGAAAAACCACCTTTGCGAAGTGCGCGGCGGGCCTGCTTTCACCCCAGAAGGGCAACATCGGTCTTCCCCGCACCCCTGGAATTCTTTTTCAGGAGAACCTCTTCATCGGCAACCTCAATTGCCTTCAAAACACCGCCCTTCCAGGAAAATGGAAAAAAATCGGAAATCACGAGAACATGGCTTTCCATTACCTCTCCCTCTGCGGGCTTGGAGAGTACGCCGGCTATTACCCGGATGAATTGAGCGGCGGTATGCTGAAACGACTGGGGCTCGCACGGGCTCTGATGCTCGAACCCGATGTGCTCATCCTCGACGAACCGTTTGCACAACTCGATAAGAAATCCCGCGATGAATTGAAGGAAACCTTTTTTTCCGTTATCGGCTCGAAACGGATTTTCACGATCATCATCACCCATTATCCGGATGAATTCGGGGATATGGATGTCATGAAATATACCCTTACCGGCGGAAAACTCATCCCTGTAACCGTTGATGCCGGCCGATAA
- a CDS encoding ABC transporter substrate-binding protein gives MKQLLAVSIVLLYFLSFSCVDDSERPGREVIVSLPETLSAVPVMELSGRTKGGVKIRTDLYGDHTMAMARLIRGESDILVTGFDYGLSHYSGGGDIVHILTFVWGTSSLVARDPGLMRLEDFSGKRIIVPFKGSPLDVQLDAMLEKSGLAGRVQTGYAVPQQAVPMLLSGLAEGICVPEPLASMVVVRFDCRRVCSLHDRWKAAMGKTSYTPMVSLFSKREFAAKNGRLLNGLIADIDDVIRHLPEKRGKKAFIESYAKRFSVDPDIFEEAFEHTFFLVPKNGASAEYISSYLEAAGYKDRAGFDFYYAYE, from the coding sequence ATGAAACAGCTGCTCGCCGTGTCAATCGTCCTGCTTTATTTTCTGTCATTCTCCTGTGTCGACGATTCGGAACGCCCCGGACGTGAAGTAATCGTCTCCCTTCCCGAAACGCTTTCGGCGGTACCGGTCATGGAATTATCCGGACGGACGAAAGGAGGGGTGAAAATACGGACGGACCTCTACGGGGACCACACAATGGCGATGGCCCGCCTTATCCGCGGAGAATCCGATATCCTGGTGACCGGATTCGATTACGGTCTTTCCCACTATTCGGGCGGCGGCGATATCGTTCATATTCTCACGTTCGTCTGGGGAACGTCCTCTCTCGTCGCCCGCGATCCCGGTCTGATGCGTCTCGAAGACTTTTCCGGCAAAAGAATTATCGTGCCGTTCAAGGGAAGCCCCCTCGACGTTCAGCTCGATGCGATGCTCGAAAAGTCGGGACTGGCAGGCCGTGTACAGACCGGATATGCGGTACCGCAGCAGGCCGTCCCCATGCTGCTTTCGGGACTTGCCGAAGGAATCTGCGTCCCGGAACCCCTCGCTTCGATGGTTGTCGTCCGGTTTGATTGCCGCAGGGTGTGTTCCCTGCACGACCGCTGGAAGGCGGCTATGGGAAAAACATCGTACACCCCCATGGTCTCCCTGTTCTCGAAACGCGAGTTCGCGGCAAAAAACGGACGGTTGTTGAACGGGCTAATAGCGGACATCGACGATGTGATACGGCACCTCCCGGAAAAGAGAGGCAAAAAGGCGTTTATCGAGTCGTACGCGAAACGATTCTCCGTCGATCCGGACATATTCGAGGAGGCGTTCGAACACACATTCTTTCTTGTACCGAAAAACGGCGCGTCAGCCGAATACATTTCCTCCTATCTGGAGGCAGCCGGTTATAAAGATCGTGCCGGTTTTGACTTTTACTACGCATACGAATAG